In Malania oleifera isolate guangnan ecotype guangnan chromosome 8, ASM2987363v1, whole genome shotgun sequence, a single window of DNA contains:
- the LOC131162572 gene encoding F-box/kelch-repeat protein At3g23880-like: MKRSRESASGLPYLPTEIVEEILVRLPPRSVGRLRCVCKSWAALTSSPFFINTHASLCSSNNNNHQILCTLPFWNPNHRHSIYLLRRGGAAPLLLNFPPSIRFENSPESQLQISSHHGLVCLWTHSSTSPIYLWNPLTGETRTLPPSRLRSSQRVRYVWAALGSLRLSDGTEDYKVVRVVRFKNKVREQMEMKAEVYSLRRGCWKDVAINSNTPLMGLCTSDVAVANQSVNWVGMQYPFGFAVVSFDVAAETFRCIYFSQTGRPFVPRLGVWKGSVVVLVKTETGEWEVWAMGKMPWEKLFVFRPEDHMGGSVMPLGLTKGGEVLLLQKGYRSIVMIAKEWGKTGVIKVVDEEFVLPVDADDVNMFMCALCAHTESLVPVT; encoded by the coding sequence ATGAAGCGCTCTCGGGAGTCCGCTAGCGGCCTTCCTTACCTCCCGACGGAAATCGTCGAAGAAATATTGGTGCGTCTCCCGCCGAGGTCCGTCGGGAGATTACGGTGCGTCTGCAAATCATGGGCGGCCCTTACTTCCTCTCCATTTTTCATCAACACCCACGccagcctctgctcctccaacaacaaCAACCACCAGATTCTTTGCACGCTTCCTTTCTGGAACCCCAACCACCGCCACTCAATCTACCTACTACGCCGCGGCGGCGCCGCCCCCCTCCTCCTCAACTTCCCTCCTTCTATTCGCTTCGAGAACTCCCCAGAAAGCCAGCTCCAGATCAGTTCGCACCACGGGTTGGTTTGCCTCTGGACTCACAGTTCCACGTCGCCCATTTACCTTTGGAACCCTTTAACTGGGGAAACCCGCACACTCCCGCCCAGCCGCCTCCGTTCTTCCCAGCGAGTGCGGTACGTCTGGGCGGCCCTCGGTTCCCTCCGGTTGAGCGACGGCACTGAGGATTACAAGGTGGTGAGAGTCGTTCGGTTCAAAAATAAAGTTAGAGAACAAATGGAGATGAAAGCCGAGGTGTACAGTCTGAGGAGGGGCTGTTGGAAAGATGTGGCCATCAATTCAAACACGCCGTTGATGGGCTTGTGTACCAGCGACGTTGCGGTGGCTAACCAGTCGGTGAACTGGGTCGGGATGCAGTATCCGTTTGGGTTCGCGGTGGTATCGTTCGACGTAGCAGCGGAAACGTTTCGATGCATATATTTCTCACAGACTGGCCGACCGTTTGTGCCGAGATTAGGGGTGTGGAAAGGGAGCGTTGTGGTGCTGGTGAAGACGGAGACAGGGGAATGGGAGGTGTGGGCGATGGGGAAGATGCCATGGGAAAAACTGTTTGTGTTTAGGCCGGAGGATCATATGGGGGGATCAGTGATGCCGCTTGGGTTGACGAAGGGTGGGGAGGTATTGTTGTTGCAAAAAGGGTATAGGAGCATAGTGATGATTGCGAAGGAGTGGGGGAAGACGGGAGTGATCAAGGTGGTGGATGAGGAATTTGTGTTGCCAGTGGATGCGGACGACGTGAATATGTTTATGTGCGCCCTTTGTGCTCATACGGAGAGTCTGGTTCCGGTTACTTAG